The Cellvibrio polysaccharolyticus genomic interval GCGATAAGCAGCGTCTGCCAGGGCGGTGAGCGAGTGGTTGATTTTTTCTTCATCCACGCCCATCAGCGCCATGCCAGGCCATTGCTGTACCATGTCGGAGTCATCAGAAATACCGCCACCGAAATCACCGTACTCAACCTGGCGTTGGTCGATCCACCAGTTGATAAAATAGCGGGCCAATTTCAAATCTTCGGTTTGTCGAAACGCCCACAGCGGCACCCCTTGCGGTGCTTCCGGCTGGGTAAACGGCAAACCGCCCTGGCTGTTGTAACTCATGTAATTCCAGTAGGTTCGGCCAGGTTCGTGATCCGGGTCAACGCGCAACAAATCACTGATGTCTTTATGAGCGCGCTGATAGGAGCGCTGACGTTGCGAGGTAGTGTGTTCCTCTACCAGGAAACCCCAGTTGTCTCGCACTTGTGAAAAGCGATCCTGTGTATGTTCGGCGATGGCATCCTTACGTTCTTTAAACACCAAACGGATATCGGCACCGTCGAGCAACTGTGCGGAAAACTCCGGTGAGGCAGAAGCAATGGTGATGTAAAAACTGTCGTCGGTAAGAATGCGATCGCGCATATCCAGCCACAAGGTTCGTGCTTCGCCAGGTTTTACCGAGACGGAAATATCTATCATGTCACGAGCCGGCCAAATGGGATCTTTCACGCGGATATTCAACGGAATAACACCACCGTGCGTTGCTTTAACCGGCAAGGCTGGCAGGTCAATGGCAATACCATCGAGACCGTGATACATGTTTTCCCAACCGTAAGCCCAGCTGCGCGTAACCGCTTTGCCGGCAGGCGGGTAGCTGACACTGGAAGGAATCAGAATATGCACGAAAGGCTGCATGTTTTGATTGTCGGTGGCATCGCGGCGGCGCGCGTTGGCACCGCGCGGCAAGGCGATAACTGTGGCTTGTTCATCGGCCGCATAACGGCCTGCAATAAAGTCGCGCAGACTTGCCAGATTATCGAAGTCGGGCCGCACATTGGAACGAATGGTGTAAGTTTGTTTAACCACACCTTGCGGCTCGGCGGCATCGGAAACGTGGTAAGCCTGAATTTCCTGAATCGGCGTTTCCTGCGCGCTGTTGGCAAAACGTAACTCGCCGCCGGTCACTGCATCAAATTCGTAAACACTGCGCACCACACCCGGCGGCCGTTTGGTAATGCGGCGGTATTGGACATCTTCATTCGGCCGATATAATAATTCACCAAACGCTGCGCCACGTAACTCAATGCGATTGACCGCTTCGGATGGCAAAGTCAAATCAAGATTTTTGCCACCCTCAACGTAGGTATTCCAATCCGGCAACTGAAAATAATCATCCCGCCCCGGTAACCGCGAACGGTTGTAAACACCTGGCCAGGTGGTTTCGGCGATGCCATCGGTAGCTTTCCACATCCACTGTTTAAGATCCCGTGCATCGGTAAATTCCACTTTTCTGAACGTAGTTGTGGGCGATTTCAACAACGGAGGGGCCTGACGTTCATTCCAGCCATGACGAAATAGCCAGGCTTTACGGGTGTCAAACCCATCGGCGCTAACGCGAGTGTCGTTGCGGGAAAGATTGGCAATGGCATTGTTATCCAGCATGCGATCGTAAATGCGTATTTCGGCAAAATCACTGCCGCGTAAAAAATTGTAGCGGCTCTGTACCTGATGCGGCGAAAGCACTCGCCCGGCCAGACCGAATTGATCCAGCCCGCTATCAAAATCGGCACTGCCGGCTTTATAAAATTCAATACCTTTGCGCGCAGCTTCTTTACCGTTAACATAAAAGACTACACCTTGGGTTTCGTCCCATGAGAAAGCCAGGTGTAACCATTCGTCAGCCGCAGGTGCCTGCGGAAGGGCAAAAGAAACTCGCGTGCGAGCCAGATTGGCATCGGTTACGAAAGCATCAAAGCCCTCGCCATTCCAGTCGATACGCATCCATGCCATATCCCAACTGGTGTGGTCGGCGTAGCCGACGCGAAATAATACAAACGGCGCTTCACCGACCGCATAGCGGGAGCGCCAGAAAAAAGACAAGGTGCCTCGCTGCGCCTGAATGTTGGACGGTGCATCCCAACTCAATACACCATCGTCTGCCCACTCTATAGCCCAGCCTTGCTCGCCATTTTCGTTAACAATGCCCGTGGGAACGCGTTGAATTTTATCGCGGAAGTTGGGCGCTTTTTCACCGGCGGCAATGTCGGCATTGAGGCTTTCTTTGGCAGACACATAGAACAACAATTCCGGTTCGCGGCTGTCAGCAGCCTGTGTCATGGCACTGACGAGCATTAACAGCACAACGAAAACCGATTGGCATAAATCGCGATACACCATGAAAGTGGACTTTACTGGTAGAAAAAACATAACTGTCCTCATCTCGCGACCTGCTACAAAACTTGCACAGATCCTGTATGGGTTTGAGCCT includes:
- a CDS encoding LamG domain-containing protein; this translates as MLVSAMTQAADSREPELLFYVSAKESLNADIAAGEKAPNFRDKIQRVPTGIVNENGEQGWAIEWADDGVLSWDAPSNIQAQRGTLSFFWRSRYAVGEAPFVLFRVGYADHTSWDMAWMRIDWNGEGFDAFVTDANLARTRVSFALPQAPAADEWLHLAFSWDETQGVVFYVNGKEAARKGIEFYKAGSADFDSGLDQFGLAGRVLSPHQVQSRYNFLRGSDFAEIRIYDRMLDNNAIANLSRNDTRVSADGFDTRKAWLFRHGWNERQAPPLLKSPTTTFRKVEFTDARDLKQWMWKATDGIAETTWPGVYNRSRLPGRDDYFQLPDWNTYVEGGKNLDLTLPSEAVNRIELRGAAFGELLYRPNEDVQYRRITKRPPGVVRSVYEFDAVTGGELRFANSAQETPIQEIQAYHVSDAAEPQGVVKQTYTIRSNVRPDFDNLASLRDFIAGRYAADEQATVIALPRGANARRRDATDNQNMQPFVHILIPSSVSYPPAGKAVTRSWAYGWENMYHGLDGIAIDLPALPVKATHGGVIPLNIRVKDPIWPARDMIDISVSVKPGEARTLWLDMRDRILTDDSFYITIASASPEFSAQLLDGADIRLVFKERKDAIAEHTQDRFSQVRDNWGFLVEEHTTSQRQRSYQRAHKDISDLLRVDPDHEPGRTYWNYMSYNSQGGLPFTQPEAPQGVPLWAFRQTEDLKLARYFINWWIDQRQVEYGDFGGGISDDSDMVQQWPGMALMGVDEEKINHSLTALADAAYRNGMFTNGLNTIETDELHTYEEGINTNSAMLYINWGDPLTLERLMETARAYDRIILPNPQGNLLFASNWYGGNKIYREPNWSWQKPYSFPMIHPLLVLGEFNADRRSYELITGLSDGYMAYAYTAEDGQWVLPNEINWHTGETRGGEMTQGAGSGDVPNLFWAAWRWTGEERYLKPLDYRLARGGPGALSRLNENVLDVLDKREAWGEPLVKSAKKGATGFEGVVAWESTGDKKFLEEVFGWGIQFKTQRMYLMTEGHWWTDRVEASHNLLQRTRLGGVALSRNFFYPGHTVSWSFEKPDDAVNIAILIPRPDRKAFKVIAHNLSAETINAQMTGWNITPGKWRVTGGVDTTNNDQPDAITLEREFLFEKSRDVALAFPSKQTLVLNFELIEETSPVEQRPDVGIGRGDVEHKGNTLFVTVHSLGHQDAPQSRLMLEDKHQNVIAEVIVPAMPAPVDLKPVTSRIALSLPKGFDVNAGVLRLEMEEAEITLLNNRIELGKALAEKDIPR